One window of the Onychostoma macrolepis isolate SWU-2019 chromosome 21, ASM1243209v1, whole genome shotgun sequence genome contains the following:
- the htr1ab gene encoding 5-hydroxytryptamine (serotonin) receptor 1A b — protein sequence MEENNDTFLFQNDSGLDQQIDNVTLPVKVPLSYQISTSLLIGALILCSIFGNACVVAAIALERSLQNVANYLIGSLAVTDLMVSVLVLPMAALYQVLDKWTLGQVTCDIFISLDILCCTSSILHLCAIALDRYWAITDPIDYMKKRTLKRAALLITVTWFVGFSISIPPMLIMKSQPKSKAEDMANPEACMISHDPWYTIYSTFCAFYIPLILMLVLYGRIFKAARFRIRKTVRKPEKKRVKCLTVSPALFKRANGELGKNWKSAVEPKPAACVNGAVKHAEDGESLEIIEVHSNSKNNLPLPNTPNSVPLFENKHEKNTEAKRKLALARERKTVKTLGIIMGTFIVCWLPFFIKAIVLPFCPSCDMPLWLIDVINWLGYSNSLLNPIIYAYFNKDFQSAFKKIIKCHFCRP from the coding sequence ATGGAAGAAAACAACGACACGTTCTTATTTCAGAACGACAGTGGCTTAGATCAGCAAATCGACAATGTGACTTTACCTGTGAAGGTTCCACTAAGTTATCAGATCTCCACGTCTTTGCTGATCGGCGCGCTCATTCTATGTTCCATATTTGGAAACGCGTGTGTTGTGGCGGCTATTGCTTTGGAAAGATCCCTGCAGAATGTTGCAAACTACCTGATCGGATCACTTGCCGTGACGGACCTCATGGTGTCGGTGCTTGTGTTGCCAATGGCGGCTCTTTACCAAGTTTTAGACAAGTGGACGCTTGGACAGGTAActtgtgatatttttatttctttagacATTTTATGTTGCACATCTTCGATTCTGCACCTGTGCGCTATCGCTTTGGATAGATACTGGGCGATCACCGACCCAATAGACTACATGAAGAAAAGGACATTAAAACGTGCCGCTCTTTTAATCACCGTTACCTGGTTTGTCGGCTTTTCCATATCAATTCCACCCATGTTGATCATGAAATCTCAACCCAAGAGTAAAGCAGAAGACATGGCCAATCCCGAAGCTTGCATGATCAGCCACGACCCATGGTACACTATTTATTCCACCTTTTGCGCGTTTTACATCCCTCTGATTCTCATGCTGGTCTTGTACGGACGCATATTCAAAGCGGCGAGATTTCGCATTCGCAAAACCGTTCGAAAACCTGAGAAGAAGAGGGTGAAATGTTTGACTGTGTCACCTGCGCTTTTTAAGCGCGCGAACGGAGAGCTGGGCAAAAACTGGAAAAGCGCCGTCGAACCCAAGCCCGCCGCGTGCGTAAACGGCGCGGTGAAACACGCGGAAGACGGCGAGTCTCTGGAGATCATCGAGGTTCACAGCAATTCCAAAAACAACCTGCCTCTGCCCAACACGCCAAACTCTGTCCCTCTGTTCGAGAACAAACACGAGAAGAACACCGAGGCGAAGAGGAAGCTCGCCTTGGCGCGCGAGCGCAAGACAGTGAAGACTCTGGGCATTATAATGGGCACTTTCATTGTGTGTTGGCTGCCATTCTTCATCAAAGCGATCGTGCTGCCTTTTTGTCCGTCTTGTGATATGCCTTTGTGGCTCATCGACGTCATTAATTGGCTCGGGTATTCAAACTCGCTTTTGAACCCCATCATTTACGCGTACTTCAATAAAGACTTTCAGAGCGCCTTCAAGAAAATCATTAAATGCCATTTTTGCAGACCATAA